Genomic window (Pseudanabaena sp. FACHB-2040):
ATACATACAGTTTAAAAAGTTAATCCGCATTACTTCTATGCGAAAATAAACAAGCAGCATAAACAGTATAAAACCTATAAACGATTAAAACTGTTTATACAGTTTACTTGAAGTGGTCTTATGGCAGCTAAAATTATTGCCGTGGTCAATCAAAAAGGTGGCTCTGGCAAAACCACAACCACCATGCAACTTGCTGGTGCTATCTCACGGCGTGGAAAGAAAGTACTGGTTGTAGATGCAGACCCACAGGGAACCGCCACCCGTTGGGCCGCATCTGCTGAGGATGAAGATCCTTTTCCTGCATCGGTTGTCGGGCTGAGCGCAGCGAACGAGAAAGTACATCGTGAAGTCAAAAAGTTCATTGATGACTACGACTGCATTCTGATTGATTGCCCACCTGCCGCTGATTCGCCCGTACCCCAAAGTGCTCTACTCATCGCAGATTTAGCGCTGGTCCCTATCATCCCTTCACCCCTAGATATGTGGGCAGCAGTTGGGATTCGCCAGGTCATCAACAACGTCAGCGAGTTGAACGAAACCTTGACAGCGCGGTTGATTCTAAACCAGTGTCAGCCTAAGACAACACTTGCCCAAGAAAGTTTAGAAATCCTGCCGGAGTTTGGCATTCCTCTGGCCAAGGCGAACATTCAGCATAGACAGGTGTATCGTCAATCGGCTGTGTTTGGTCAAACCGTTCATAGCTTCGGGGCGAAAGCAGCAG
Coding sequences:
- the parA gene encoding ParA family partition ATPase; translation: MAAKIIAVVNQKGGSGKTTTTMQLAGAISRRGKKVLVVDADPQGTATRWAASAEDEDPFPASVVGLSAANEKVHREVKKFIDDYDCILIDCPPAADSPVPQSALLIADLALVPIIPSPLDMWAAVGIRQVINNVSELNETLTARLILNQCQPKTTLAQESLEILPEFGIPLAKANIQHRQVYRQSAVFGQTVHSFGAKAAAAIKEIENLTDEVAAIISL